In Venenivibrio stagnispumantis, the following are encoded in one genomic region:
- a CDS encoding cation diffusion facilitator family transporter, translating into MVAQKKKERWVLGSLLLNGSLTVLKFIFAIITGSLALMAEAIHSLSDLVASVISFISVKLSAKKTKDFPYGLYKLENIASIIIAFFLFFAAYEILKEAFFKHEEHQIQNPQLAIFVILVAMIATFIYSRLEMKAAKDLNSPTLLADAHHIWADFLSSLIVLIGLISIYFGYNLDKYAAAIVSLFIFYSGFDILKNGIKVLLDVSIPEEEINFIKNIIYKNPAVVEIKQIKGREAGSHKFLEIELLLHNYGLRETHKIVDEIEREIREKIPNIDSIFIHYEPVRQEGLRLAVLTDEDGKVKDFETAKAIATVDITKDLKIRKNPPIFTENVGEILSNMNLDVIISKNHPADFNLRWNIVKAGILVWETEEEDLDKAIEEVINSYKKFLKEK; encoded by the coding sequence ATGGTTGCACAAAAAAAGAAAGAAAGATGGGTTCTTGGTTCACTTTTACTTAATGGTTCATTAACTGTTTTAAAATTTATATTTGCTATTATTACAGGTAGTCTTGCACTTATGGCAGAAGCCATCCATTCTCTTTCCGATTTAGTTGCATCCGTTATATCTTTTATATCTGTTAAGCTATCTGCAAAAAAAACAAAAGATTTTCCTTATGGACTTTATAAATTAGAAAATATTGCATCAATTATTATAGCCTTTTTCTTATTTTTTGCTGCTTATGAAATATTAAAAGAAGCTTTTTTTAAACATGAAGAACATCAGATACAAAATCCCCAGCTGGCAATATTTGTTATACTTGTAGCTATGATAGCTACATTTATTTATTCAAGACTTGAGATGAAAGCTGCAAAAGATTTAAATTCGCCAACACTTCTTGCAGATGCCCATCATATATGGGCTGATTTTCTATCTTCTTTAATTGTTTTAATTGGTTTAATTAGTATATATTTTGGATATAATCTTGATAAATATGCAGCGGCAATTGTTTCATTATTTATATTTTATTCCGGATTTGATATATTAAAAAATGGAATAAAAGTTTTACTTGATGTTTCTATACCGGAAGAAGAGATAAATTTTATAAAAAATATAATTTATAAAAATCCGGCAGTTGTGGAAATAAAGCAGATTAAAGGAAGAGAAGCCGGAAGCCATAAATTTTTAGAAATAGAACTGCTTCTTCATAATTATGGACTTAGAGAAACCCATAAAATAGTTGATGAAATAGAAAGAGAAATAAGAGAAAAAATACCAAATATAGATTCTATATTTATACATTATGAGCCGGTAAGACAAGAAGGTTTAAGGTTGGCAGTTCTTACAGATGAAGATGGAAAGGTTAAAGATTTTGAAACAGCAAAAGCTATAGCTACAGTGGATATAACAAAAGATTTAAAAATAAGAAAAAATCCACCTATATTTACAGAGAATGTAGGAGAAATTTTATCAAATATGAATTTAGATGTTATAATATCAAAAAACCATCCTGCAGATTTTAATCTAAGATGGAATATAGTAAAAGCCGGTATCTTAGTTTGGGAAACAGAAGAAGAAGATTTAGATAAAGCAATAGAAGAGGTTATTAACTCATATAAGAAATTTTTAAAGGAGAAATAA
- a CDS encoding universal stress protein — MVINRILVGLDGSKNSKIAGEYGIYLSKKLKRPVVGVHIIDIRLLEGPFLTDIAGGLGFTVYSDLLPKIKEILETKAEAILDEFVKECREKGGDCTIAQAYGIVVNEIVDMADPDDLIIVGKHGEHPEFIPLLLGSTAEDIARKSKSPVMIVPDCFKEINNILLAFDGREKSQHAASYLYNLAKELGINNIKVISVLSDMVKDKDKEEMIKSQLKEILKDLSFEIIFRYGEPEERIMSYLDENKDLDLVVMGAYGESRIRELILGSTTSYIAINSKIPVLLVK, encoded by the coding sequence ATGGTGATAAACAGAATTTTAGTAGGTTTAGATGGTTCTAAAAATTCAAAAATTGCCGGTGAGTATGGTATTTATCTATCAAAAAAATTAAAAAGACCTGTGGTTGGTGTTCATATTATTGATATCAGATTATTAGAAGGTCCATTTTTGACAGATATTGCAGGAGGACTTGGATTTACAGTATATTCAGATTTATTACCTAAAATAAAAGAGATATTGGAAACAAAGGCCGAAGCCATACTTGATGAATTTGTAAAGGAATGCAGAGAAAAAGGTGGAGATTGCACCATAGCTCAAGCTTACGGTATCGTTGTAAATGAAATAGTAGATATGGCAGACCCGGATGATTTAATTATAGTAGGAAAACATGGAGAGCATCCTGAATTTATTCCACTTCTTCTTGGTTCAACTGCAGAAGATATAGCCAGAAAATCTAAATCTCCGGTAATGATTGTTCCTGATTGTTTTAAAGAAATAAACAACATATTACTTGCTTTTGATGGAAGAGAAAAATCACAGCACGCAGCAAGTTATCTTTATAACTTAGCAAAAGAGCTTGGAATTAACAATATAAAAGTAATATCGGTTTTATCTGATATGGTTAAGGATAAAGATAAAGAAGAAATGATAAAATCCCAATTAAAAGAGATTTTAAAAGATTTATCTTTTGAGATTATTTTTAGATACGGTGAGCCGGAAGAAAGAATAATGAGTTATTTAGATGAAAATAAAGATTTAGATTTAGTTGTTATGGGAGCTTATGGAGAAAGCAGAATAAGGGAACTTATTCTTGGAAGCACAACTTCTTATATTGCAATAAATTCCAAAATTCCGGTATTACTGGTGAAATGA
- a CDS encoding prephenate dehydrogenase — protein sequence MKDFGNFKNVLIIGLGLIGGSLALSLKNEGFKGKIYGFDLNKERIKKASELNAIDEGFDKFEDINWQDIDLVILATPVKTFENIAKQIKPFLNKDTIISDVGSVKGELVLKISKILQPNIFLGVHPIAGTEKEGIENAVIGLFKGARLIITPSENINQDILKRIEKFWKDLGSKVEIMEPYLHDFVFASVSHLPHAVAFALVDALINLSKETGIDLFKYPGGGFKDFTRIAASSPTVWKDIFLENKKDVLHTIDEFIKSMNKLKEAIEKEDEDKILNILSESREKRLSLEKS from the coding sequence ATGAAAGATTTTGGCAACTTTAAGAATGTTTTGATTATAGGGCTTGGCTTAATAGGTGGCTCCCTTGCATTATCTTTAAAAAATGAAGGATTTAAAGGTAAAATATACGGCTTTGATTTAAATAAAGAAAGAATAAAAAAAGCATCAGAGCTAAATGCAATAGATGAAGGATTTGATAAATTTGAGGATATAAATTGGCAAGATATAGATTTAGTTATACTTGCAACCCCTGTAAAAACATTTGAAAATATAGCAAAACAGATAAAACCATTTTTAAATAAAGACACAATAATATCAGATGTTGGAAGTGTAAAAGGAGAGCTTGTTTTAAAAATATCCAAGATATTACAGCCTAATATTTTTTTAGGAGTTCATCCAATAGCAGGCACAGAAAAAGAAGGAATAGAAAATGCAGTTATAGGATTATTCAAAGGAGCAAGGCTTATTATAACACCTTCCGAAAATATTAATCAGGATATATTAAAAAGAATTGAAAAATTCTGGAAAGATTTAGGCTCAAAGGTAGAAATTATGGAGCCATATTTACATGATTTTGTTTTTGCATCTGTATCCCATCTGCCCCATGCAGTAGCATTTGCCCTTGTAGATGCCCTTATAAATCTTTCAAAAGAAACAGGAATAGATTTGTTTAAATATCCCGGAGGAGGATTTAAAGATTTTACAAGGATAGCTGCAAGCTCTCCTACGGTATGGAAAGATATATTCTTAGAAAATAAAAAAGATGTGCTACACACAATTGATGAATTTATAAAATCTATGAATAAATTAAAGGAAGCTATTGAAAAAGAAGATGAAGATAAAATATTAAATATACTATCAGAAAGTAGAGAAAAAAGATTATCATTGGAGAAAAGTTGA
- the trmFO gene encoding FADH(2)-oxidizing methylenetetrahydrofolate--tRNA-(uracil(54)-C(5))-methyltransferase TrmFO, translating to MKKVAVIGAGLAGSEASYKIAQAGFKVSLFEMRPNKLTPAHKTPYFAEIVCSNSFGSFDQYSASGLLKKEMEMLDSLLLKVAYKYKVPAGQALAIDREKFSKEITEILENHPNIKIYREEVKNLPDADIIIIATGPLTSEDLSLQIQKLTGSEYLYFYDAIAPVVDAETVDYSKGFWADRYSKGTGDYFNCVLTEEEYEIFYNELLKGEQVPLKDFERAVYFEGCLPIEEMARRGKETLLYGPMKPVGLIDPNTGKRPFAVVQLRKENIEGSLLSLVGFQTKLKYNEQKRIFRLIPALKDAEFVKLGSIHRNTFIQSQKVLLPTLQLKSNLNILFAGQITGVEGYMPSAATGIIAGINAVKLLKNENPIILPKTTMIGGLINYITTAKNELQPMGANFALLPELDKKIKNKEERKKAKAQRAIQDMEDFIKQNLIDTLQ from the coding sequence TTGAAAAAAGTAGCAGTAATAGGTGCAGGTCTTGCAGGAAGCGAGGCAAGTTATAAAATAGCTCAGGCTGGATTTAAAGTATCTCTTTTTGAGATGAGACCAAACAAATTAACACCTGCCCATAAAACACCATATTTTGCAGAAATAGTTTGTAGCAATTCATTTGGAAGTTTTGACCAATATTCTGCTTCCGGTTTGTTAAAAAAAGAAATGGAGATGCTTGATTCTCTTTTATTAAAAGTTGCTTACAAATACAAAGTTCCGGCAGGACAAGCCCTTGCAATAGATAGGGAAAAATTTTCAAAAGAGATAACAGAAATTTTAGAAAACCACCCAAATATAAAAATTTATAGAGAAGAAGTTAAAAATCTTCCGGATGCAGATATAATCATCATAGCAACGGGGCCTCTTACATCAGAAGATTTATCCTTGCAGATACAAAAACTTACAGGAAGCGAATATCTATATTTTTATGATGCAATAGCACCGGTTGTAGATGCAGAAACGGTAGATTATTCAAAAGGTTTTTGGGCTGATAGATACTCAAAAGGAACCGGAGATTATTTTAATTGTGTCTTAACAGAAGAAGAGTATGAAATATTTTATAATGAACTTTTAAAAGGAGAACAGGTCCCATTAAAAGATTTTGAAAGGGCTGTATATTTTGAAGGATGCTTGCCTATAGAAGAAATGGCAAGAAGAGGAAAAGAAACATTATTATACGGGCCGATGAAACCGGTAGGATTGATAGACCCAAACACCGGTAAAAGACCTTTTGCAGTAGTCCAGCTAAGAAAAGAGAATATAGAAGGTAGTTTATTATCCCTTGTTGGATTTCAGACAAAATTAAAATATAACGAACAAAAAAGAATTTTTAGATTAATACCGGCATTAAAAGATGCAGAATTTGTAAAACTTGGCTCTATTCACAGAAACACATTTATCCAATCCCAAAAAGTATTACTTCCTACATTACAGCTAAAATCAAATTTAAATATTCTTTTTGCAGGACAGATAACCGGAGTTGAAGGATATATGCCATCTGCTGCAACCGGAATAATTGCAGGAATAAATGCTGTAAAATTACTAAAAAATGAAAACCCTATAATACTGCCTAAAACCACAATGATAGGTGGGCTTATAAATTATATAACTACAGCAAAAAATGAGCTTCAACCAATGGGAGCAAATTTTGCCCTTTTACCGGAGCTTGATAAAAAAATAAAAAATAAAGAAGAAAGAAAAAAAGCAAAAGCCCAAAGGGCTATTCAGGATATGGAAGATTTTATTAAACAAAATTTGATAGATACATTGCAGTAA
- a CDS encoding tetratricopeptide repeat protein: MDRLEVLKKALEKDPNNPLGLYGYAMELYKNKKYNEAIEIFNKYLSLYEDQGAAYRTLAQCYIQIGNLEKAIETYEEGIKKAMKFNHPTMVEEFKQEVEQLKNFL; encoded by the coding sequence ATGGATAGATTAGAAGTTCTAAAAAAGGCATTAGAAAAAGACCCGAATAATCCTCTTGGGTTATATGGTTATGCTATGGAACTTTATAAAAATAAAAAATATAATGAAGCAATTGAGATATTTAATAAATATCTATCTCTTTATGAAGACCAGGGAGCGGCTTACAGAACACTTGCCCAATGCTACATTCAAATTGGAAATTTAGAAAAAGCTATTGAAACCTATGAAGAAGGTATAAAAAAAGCTATGAAATTTAACCATCCAACTATGGTTGAAGAATTTAAACAAGAGGTAGAGCAGCTTAAAAATTTTCTATAA
- a CDS encoding ComEA family DNA-binding protein, which produces MIKIDSQLLDLQKNALSIILMLYILFNILNLDLFKKKGNIEDLKVDINKADIEELEKIPYIGEKTAIKIIERREELGYYKNINELSDIRNFKKFKYFIKVEK; this is translated from the coding sequence ATGATAAAGATTGATTCTCAGCTTTTAGACCTTCAAAAAAATGCATTATCTATAATTCTAATGCTATACATACTATTTAACATACTTAATTTGGATTTATTTAAGAAAAAAGGAAATATAGAAGATTTAAAAGTAGATATAAATAAAGCCGATATTGAAGAACTTGAAAAAATACCATATATAGGGGAAAAAACTGCAATAAAAATCATAGAAAGAAGAGAAGAATTAGGATATTATAAAAATATAAATGAGTTATCAGATATAAGAAATTTTAAAAAATTTAAATATTTTATAAAGGTGGAAAAATAA
- a CDS encoding DNA double-strand break repair nuclease NurA, which translates to MRIELIEKVERKKNKLSQILKKIDLSLRKEEVLSKWQNYKPKPITDLKVAVSDGSFNKKHYLGFYLYVFGGYSILFENENIKAEKFVGDIDISVIKNSNFADAYFKLVMFLSETKALYNLSKENKPNIIILDGTISSRFITPFPKADWFIKEDIDEKLSEIASYFIEEVEKDNQEIVAFNLEDKILKKLEKQNIEIRRDIIEAIIAKIAYFELLITLSKLLNLDYKPLIFGVAKTSDDTKIFNKSVPDIRIFYEFVEETGYTEKLYIDVEKIKWQFPEIYEDKVKFKLQDIDLQYFYAKYGEKKIISLIEVYQNPDMETISQEEIIDILHFYEINGYPFPLNFVDKEVRIKSDDFKLIENILGFSSQITGREGLE; encoded by the coding sequence ATGAGAATAGAACTAATTGAGAAAGTAGAAAGAAAAAAAAATAAATTATCCCAAATTCTAAAAAAAATTGATTTATCTTTAAGAAAAGAGGAAGTCCTATCAAAATGGCAAAATTATAAGCCAAAGCCAATTACAGATTTAAAAGTTGCTGTTTCAGATGGTTCTTTTAACAAAAAACATTACCTTGGATTTTATCTTTATGTATTTGGTGGATATTCTATTTTATTTGAAAATGAAAATATAAAAGCAGAAAAATTCGTAGGAGATATAGATATATCTGTTATAAAAAATAGCAACTTTGCAGATGCTTATTTTAAATTAGTTATGTTTTTATCAGAAACAAAAGCCCTTTATAATCTATCAAAAGAAAATAAGCCAAATATCATAATATTAGATGGAACAATATCAAGTAGATTTATAACACCATTTCCAAAAGCAGATTGGTTTATAAAAGAAGATATAGATGAAAAACTTTCAGAAATAGCCTCATATTTTATTGAAGAAGTTGAAAAAGATAATCAAGAAATAGTTGCATTTAATTTAGAAGACAAAATTTTAAAAAAATTGGAAAAACAAAATATAGAAATAAGAAGAGATATAATTGAAGCAATAATTGCAAAAATAGCTTATTTTGAATTACTTATAACTTTATCAAAATTATTAAATTTAGATTATAAACCTTTAATATTTGGTGTAGCAAAAACTTCCGATGATACTAAAATTTTTAATAAATCTGTGCCGGATATTAGAATATTTTATGAATTTGTTGAAGAAACCGGATATACCGAAAAATTATATATAGATGTTGAAAAAATAAAATGGCAATTTCCGGAAATATATGAAGATAAAGTAAAATTTAAATTACAAGATATAGATTTACAATATTTTTATGCAAAATATGGAGAGAAAAAAATAATATCATTAATTGAAGTTTATCAAAATCCGGATATGGAAACAATTTCACAAGAAGAAATAATTGATATACTTCATTTTTATGAAATAAACGGATATCCTTTTCCTCTAAATTTTGTAGATAAAGAAGTAAGAATAAAATCAGATGATTTTAAATTAATTGAAAATATCCTCGGTTTTTCTTCACAAATTACCGGAAGAGAAGGGTTAGAATGA
- the murI gene encoding glutamate racemase yields the protein MSIGIFDSGIGGLTVFKEIAKAFPKADIYYLGDTARVPYGNKSKETIIRYSIECADFLVKNFDVDILVVACNTASSHALDILKKYLQIPVIGVVIPGAEMAVKTTKNKKVGVIGTIATIRSNAYKEAIERLDKDIELYQKACPLFVPLVEEGMIDNQIAKLVIKEYLQEIIDKGIDTLILGCTHYPLLKDTIKNIYPDISIVDSSQNIVSHIKNLKINTEENSIKHIYITDESPAFEKLKNLLVPEGKTEKIELSQICNL from the coding sequence ATGAGTATTGGCATTTTTGATTCAGGTATAGGTGGTTTAACAGTTTTTAAAGAAATTGCGAAAGCATTTCCAAAAGCAGATATATACTATCTTGGAGATACTGCAAGGGTTCCTTATGGTAATAAATCAAAAGAAACTATAATAAGGTATAGTATAGAATGTGCAGATTTTTTAGTTAAAAATTTTGATGTGGATATATTGGTTGTAGCCTGTAATACTGCATCTTCCCATGCCCTTGATATCTTAAAAAAATATTTACAGATACCGGTTATTGGTGTAGTTATTCCCGGTGCAGAAATGGCAGTAAAAACAACAAAAAATAAAAAGGTAGGAGTTATCGGCACAATTGCAACAATAAGAAGCAATGCTTACAAAGAAGCAATTGAAAGACTTGATAAAGATATTGAGCTTTACCAAAAAGCCTGTCCATTATTTGTCCCTCTTGTTGAAGAAGGAATGATAGATAACCAAATAGCAAAGCTTGTAATAAAAGAATATCTACAAGAAATTATAGATAAAGGTATAGATACATTAATCCTTGGATGCACCCATTACCCACTTTTAAAAGATACAATTAAAAATATATATCCGGATATTAGCATAGTAGACTCTTCCCAAAATATAGTTTCACATATCAAAAATTTAAAAATAAATACAGAAGAAAACTCAATAAAGCATATATATATAACAGATGAATCACCGGCTTTTGAAAAATTAAAAAATTTATTAGTTCCGGAAGGAAAAACAGAAAAAATAGAGCTTTCTCAAATATGTAATCTTTGA
- the rsfS gene encoding ribosome silencing factor, giving the protein METEKVVEKIVEKASEKKGENIVVLEIGKISPIADYMIIISGSVPLHTKAICDFITEELKKEGIYPSHIEGYNEGRWIAIDYGDIMVNIFIPELRDYYQLEWLWSDAPKKEYKVS; this is encoded by the coding sequence ATGGAAACAGAAAAAGTTGTAGAAAAAATAGTAGAAAAAGCTTCTGAAAAAAAAGGTGAAAATATAGTTGTTCTTGAAATAGGAAAAATTTCACCTATTGCTGATTATATGATAATAATTTCCGGCTCTGTGCCACTACATACAAAAGCTATCTGTGATTTTATAACAGAAGAACTTAAAAAAGAAGGGATATATCCTTCCCACATAGAAGGTTATAATGAAGGAAGATGGATAGCCATAGATTACGGCGATATTATGGTTAATATATTTATACCGGAACTTAGAGATTACTATCAACTTGAATGGCTATGGTCAGATGCGCCTAAAAAAGAATATAAGGTAAGCTAA
- a CDS encoding outer membrane protein assembly factor BamD, with protein sequence MKRKLIICAVSSFILISCASKKENMVYSGNVYEQAMQAYKSGDYKTAKDKLRKTIFSAEGVTPQQIMEARFALADSYYQREEYVDAIVEFEEFISLYPTSPKVPEALFKLSLSYLSVAPDYKRDITYINKAEEKAQEILDSYPDSEFVNGAKKVIAKAREIKAKHLIYIADTYEKYGKFYSASLYYSDVYEKYKDYIEKDYIAYKLAYNLINAKKQYEDEIKKYTEYLKDTEKAIEKEQDLEAKNAMINRKKVIEDHLALLNERIEKSKERAIDILKLFSKAFPDSKYKKDAENLLSKVEK encoded by the coding sequence ATGAAAAGGAAATTAATTATTTGTGCAGTTAGTAGCTTTATATTAATATCCTGTGCTTCAAAAAAAGAAAATATGGTTTATTCCGGTAATGTATATGAACAAGCAATGCAGGCTTATAAATCCGGAGATTACAAAACAGCAAAAGATAAACTTAGAAAAACAATTTTTTCTGCAGAAGGAGTAACACCACAGCAGATAATGGAAGCAAGATTTGCCCTTGCAGATAGCTATTATCAAAGAGAGGAATATGTAGATGCAATTGTTGAGTTTGAAGAGTTTATATCTCTTTATCCTACATCACCAAAGGTTCCGGAAGCATTATTCAAATTATCTCTTTCTTATTTGAGCGTTGCTCCAGATTATAAAAGAGATATAACCTATATAAACAAAGCAGAAGAAAAAGCACAGGAGATATTAGATAGTTATCCTGATTCAGAGTTTGTAAATGGAGCCAAAAAAGTAATAGCAAAGGCAAGAGAGATAAAAGCAAAACATCTTATATATATAGCAGATACCTATGAAAAATATGGAAAATTTTATTCTGCTTCATTATATTATTCCGATGTGTATGAAAAATATAAAGATTATATAGAAAAAGATTATATAGCTTATAAACTTGCTTATAATTTAATAAATGCAAAAAAACAGTATGAAGACGAGATAAAGAAATATACAGAATATCTTAAAGATACAGAAAAAGCTATTGAAAAAGAACAGGATTTAGAAGCAAAAAATGCAATGATAAATAGAAAAAAAGTTATAGAAGACCATCTTGCTTTATTAAATGAAAGAATTGAAAAATCAAAAGAAAGAGCCATAGATATATTAAAATTATTTTCAAAAGCATTTCCTGACTCTAAGTATAAAAAAGATGCAGAAAATTTATTAAGTAAGGTGGAAAAATAG
- a CDS encoding Rne/Rng family ribonuclease, which yields MNRKLVITSSLKSIFYLILEDNIPVELKVEDKELSKQTGNIYKGKVKKVVPAMNAYFVDIGEDKEAFLPVKDLCKEDKECKNLKVGDTVIAQVRRSPVSTKGAKLSCKIAIPGKYLVLLPRLKNQISISSKFEDQEFRENLKEHISNILKPYNEEKYGFIIRTSSEKATDQQIIEDFLHLKQEWIEILKSAEKQKAPSLIYEESFKAYSILRDYAGEFEEIISDDINILKEIKKYITKNFPNVNIKLTPYRKRKQSLYYQYQIDKIINKILSPYVWLKSGAYLIIEETEALTVIDVNSGSYCKQKNLEDLAYSINLEAAKEIAYQIRLRDLAGIIIIDFIDMQQKEHKEALINFIKEEFKKDKRPIKVKGITELGLLEMTRKKIDESLIKQLSESCPVCNGKGFIKSEDIVLFEIEKAINQLKPFVKLIIKINPKIAKSVSELIKNLNLEDIVSIEYNNKLMVDKFELEKIS from the coding sequence ATGAATAGAAAATTAGTGATAACTTCTTCTTTGAAGAGTATTTTTTATCTTATTTTGGAAGATAATATTCCGGTGGAACTAAAAGTAGAAGATAAGGAATTATCAAAACAAACCGGAAATATATATAAAGGAAAAGTTAAAAAAGTTGTTCCTGCTATGAATGCTTACTTTGTAGATATAGGTGAAGATAAAGAAGCTTTTTTACCTGTAAAAGATTTATGTAAAGAAGATAAAGAATGTAAAAACTTAAAAGTTGGAGATACTGTTATAGCTCAGGTTAGACGCTCACCTGTTAGCACAAAAGGAGCAAAACTATCTTGCAAAATAGCAATACCGGGAAAATATTTAGTCTTATTACCAAGATTAAAAAATCAAATATCCATATCATCTAAATTTGAAGACCAAGAATTTAGAGAGAATTTAAAAGAGCATATATCAAACATACTAAAACCTTATAATGAAGAAAAATATGGCTTTATAATAAGAACATCTTCAGAAAAAGCCACAGACCAGCAAATAATTGAAGATTTTTTACATCTAAAACAGGAATGGATAGAAATATTAAAATCTGCAGAAAAGCAAAAAGCACCTTCTTTGATTTATGAAGAAAGCTTTAAGGCATACTCAATTTTAAGAGATTATGCAGGCGAATTTGAAGAGATAATATCAGATGATATAAATATATTAAAAGAGATAAAAAAATATATAACAAAAAATTTTCCAAATGTTAATATAAAACTTACACCTTACAGAAAAAGAAAACAATCTTTATATTACCAATATCAGATAGATAAAATTATTAATAAGATATTATCACCTTATGTATGGCTAAAAAGTGGAGCTTATCTTATAATAGAAGAAACAGAAGCTCTCACCGTCATAGATGTAAATAGTGGAAGTTATTGTAAACAAAAAAATTTAGAAGATTTAGCCTACTCTATCAATTTAGAGGCAGCAAAAGAGATAGCCTACCAAATAAGACTTAGAGATTTAGCCGGTATCATTATTATAGATTTTATAGATATGCAACAAAAAGAACATAAAGAAGCCCTTATAAATTTTATAAAGGAAGAGTTTAAAAAAGATAAAAGACCAATAAAAGTAAAAGGCATAACAGAGCTTGGTCTTCTTGAGATGACAAGAAAAAAAATAGATGAAAGCCTTATAAAACAGCTATCAGAAAGTTGCCCTGTTTGTAATGGAAAAGGATTTATAAAATCCGAAGATATTGTCCTATTTGAAATAGAAAAAGCAATAAATCAATTAAAGCCATTTGTAAAACTTATTATAAAAATAAATCCAAAAATAGCAAAATCTGTTTCAGAACTGATAAAAAATTTAAATTTAGAAGATATTGTCTCAATAGAGTATAATAATAAATTAATGGTAGATAAATTTGAATTGGAGAAAATATCATGA